Proteins encoded together in one Streptomyces sp. NA04227 window:
- a CDS encoding uridine kinase — protein MRLEAITWERLGATLADRLLAVEPDDGGTRPRMALDGAPAAQPEALAQRIAEELRLRGRPAAVIGTEGFLRPASLRFEFGHQDPDSYFDGWFDIKALWREVFTPLEPGGDGRVLPDLWDPATDRATRSPYVTLPPGGVLLLHGPMLLHHWFPFDLTAHLRLSPAALRRRTPEEQQWTLPALARYEAEADPTAAADVVVRADDPRHPAWSG, from the coding sequence ATGCGACTCGAAGCCATCACCTGGGAAAGGCTCGGCGCGACACTCGCCGACCGGCTGCTCGCCGTCGAACCGGACGACGGCGGCACGCGCCCGCGCATGGCCCTCGACGGCGCCCCCGCGGCGCAACCGGAGGCACTCGCCCAACGCATCGCCGAGGAACTGCGCCTGCGTGGCCGCCCGGCCGCGGTGATCGGCACCGAAGGCTTTCTGCGTCCGGCTTCCCTGCGCTTCGAGTTCGGTCACCAGGACCCCGACTCGTACTTCGACGGCTGGTTCGACATCAAGGCCCTCTGGCGTGAGGTCTTCACTCCGCTGGAACCGGGCGGCGACGGACGCGTCCTGCCCGACCTCTGGGACCCGGCCACCGACCGCGCCACCCGCAGCCCATACGTCACACTCCCACCCGGAGGCGTACTCCTGCTGCACGGGCCGATGCTCCTGCACCACTGGTTCCCCTTCGACCTCACCGCCCACCTACGACTCTCCCCGGCAGCCCTGCGCCGCCGCACCCCCGAGGAACAGCAGTGGACCCTCCCGGCCCTGGCGCGCTACGAGGCGGAGGCGGATCCGACGGCCGCGGCGGACGTGGTGGTACGGGCCGATGATCCGCGGCATCCGGCGTGGAGTGGGTGA
- a CDS encoding magnesium and cobalt transport protein CorA: protein MSMAGNLRKVGSLRGVDSLRRVARLARRRPRVDLSHPARSPLGSAVVNCVTYRRGIRQSGSSDVRDAVRHVRKHGDGFVWLGLHEPSEREFADIADLFDLHPLAVEDAVLAHQRPKLEEYGETLFAVFKTCCYVDHAQLTATSEVVDTGEIMVFVGRDFVITVRHGRHGSLGHVREDLEASPEQLAKGPAAVLHAIADHVVDDYLKVTECVQSDIDQVEMEVFAKDGERADPGRIYQLKRELLEFKRAVVPLGRPVQTLATEPPPVVPPEIQAYFRDVSDHLLRVAEQVAAFDELLNSILQAHLAQVTVAQNADMRKITAWAAVIAVPTMVCGVYGMNFDYMPGLHARYGYAVLLAVIGALCFGLHRGFRRNGWL from the coding sequence ATGTCCATGGCCGGCAACCTACGGAAGGTCGGTAGCCTTCGAGGGGTCGACAGCCTTCGGAGGGTCGCCCGCCTCGCCCGCAGGCGACCCCGGGTCGACCTCAGCCATCCGGCACGCTCGCCCCTCGGCTCCGCCGTGGTCAACTGCGTGACCTACCGGCGCGGCATACGCCAGTCCGGCAGCAGCGACGTCCGCGACGCCGTACGACACGTACGCAAGCACGGCGACGGATTCGTCTGGCTGGGCCTGCACGAACCCAGCGAGCGGGAGTTCGCGGACATCGCCGATCTCTTCGATCTGCACCCGCTGGCCGTGGAGGACGCCGTACTCGCCCACCAGCGGCCGAAGTTGGAGGAGTACGGCGAGACCCTCTTCGCCGTCTTCAAGACCTGCTGCTACGTCGACCACGCCCAACTCACCGCCACCAGCGAGGTGGTGGACACCGGCGAGATCATGGTCTTCGTCGGCCGGGACTTCGTGATCACAGTGCGCCACGGCCGGCACGGTTCGCTCGGCCACGTACGGGAGGACCTCGAAGCCTCTCCCGAGCAGTTGGCGAAGGGACCGGCGGCGGTGCTGCACGCGATCGCCGACCATGTGGTGGACGACTATCTCAAGGTCACGGAGTGCGTGCAGTCCGACATCGACCAAGTGGAAATGGAGGTGTTCGCCAAGGACGGTGAGCGGGCCGACCCCGGGCGCATCTATCAACTGAAGCGAGAACTCCTGGAGTTCAAGCGGGCCGTCGTACCGCTGGGCCGCCCGGTCCAGACGCTGGCCACAGAGCCACCCCCGGTGGTCCCACCGGAGATACAGGCCTACTTCCGCGACGTGTCCGATCACCTGCTCCGGGTGGCCGAGCAGGTCGCCGCCTTCGACGAGCTGCTCAACTCGATCCTCCAGGCACATCTCGCGCAGGTGACCGTGGCGCAGAACGCGGACATGCGGAAGATCACCGCATGGGCGGCCGTGATCGCGGTGCCGACGATGGTCTGTGGCGTGTACGGCATGAACTTCGACTACATGCCCGGACTTCACGCGCGGTACGGCTACGCGGTCCTGCTCGCCGTGATCGGCGCGCTCTGCTTCGGCCTCCACCGGGGCTTCCGCAGGAACGGGTGGTTGTGA
- a CDS encoding CBS domain-containing protein encodes MTTAADIMNPGAQWIPAHETLDRAAQLMRELDVGALPISDENERLCGILTDRDIVVGCVAMGHDPAQTTAGEMAKGTPRWIDAGADVSEVLGEMKDHRIRRLPVIRDKKLVGMISEADLAAELSEHQLADWVESIYART; translated from the coding sequence ATGACCACCGCTGCAGACATCATGAACCCCGGGGCCCAGTGGATTCCCGCCCATGAAACCCTGGACCGCGCCGCGCAGTTGATGCGCGAACTCGATGTCGGCGCTCTGCCCATCAGCGACGAGAACGAGCGGCTGTGCGGAATCCTCACCGATCGCGACATCGTCGTGGGCTGTGTGGCCATGGGGCACGACCCCGCCCAGACCACCGCCGGTGAGATGGCCAAGGGCACGCCCCGCTGGATCGACGCGGGCGCCGATGTGTCCGAGGTCCTCGGCGAGATGAAGGACCACCGCATCCGCCGGCTGCCGGTCATCCGCGACAAGAAGCTCGTGGGCATGATCAGTGAGGCGGACCTGGCGGCCGAGTTGAGCGAGCATCAGCTCGCGGACTGGGTGGAGAGCATCTACGCGCGCACCTGA